The following are encoded in a window of Candidatus Jordarchaeales archaeon genomic DNA:
- a CDS encoding V4R domain-containing protein — translation MPETKQRSALEDFISDIRVERWRIYWKNLRCAFIAEVIPGMLYKDIMSTLGFLAKDYFFRFQVIPGFTTVSMLMDEGYSPEEALEKYAWLYTVGGRGKTEIVEADIEKPRVIVRIYNSAVSCWFKRNIRNVKAVFPFFSCPWWGYNWVGAVRAALEKSGRSAPPLTYYSEKCFALGDDYCEFYIEPACDKEDPFKGIEEELTYLARNKYEPAAVQAPSSEECGDIWKFLNKLEMRSDGTVGIGRERILMVEGGMYSIAQMLVPVELFGGVVYAAYMKAHVGYGRLLAKQGEKHGVEKVVNFFLSSTSSMGWGKSELIKFEESEVVFRVYQSIYAEVARSYIARRRLAKRPICTYGWIVEGILNHFAETKGEPPFTSREEKCVAKGDDYCEFVLQRSSSPF, via the coding sequence ATGCCCGAAACAAAGCAGAGAAGCGCTCTTGAGGACTTCATAAGTGATATTCGCGTCGAAAGGTGGAGGATTTACTGGAAGAACCTACGCTGCGCTTTCATAGCTGAAGTAATACCTGGAATGCTCTACAAAGATATTATGAGCACGTTAGGCTTCCTGGCAAAAGATTACTTCTTCCGCTTCCAAGTGATCCCAGGGTTTACCACAGTGAGCATGCTGATGGACGAGGGCTACTCTCCGGAGGAGGCGCTTGAAAAATACGCGTGGCTTTACACCGTTGGAGGGCGGGGTAAGACTGAAATTGTTGAGGCCGACATTGAAAAGCCTAGGGTCATCGTGAGGATATACAATTCAGCTGTGTCGTGCTGGTTTAAGAGAAATATTAGAAATGTTAAAGCTGTGTTTCCGTTCTTCAGTTGCCCGTGGTGGGGTTACAACTGGGTTGGAGCAGTCAGAGCGGCGTTGGAGAAAAGCGGCCGTAGCGCCCCACCGCTCACATATTACTCGGAAAAGTGCTTCGCTCTCGGAGACGATTATTGTGAGTTCTATATTGAGCCCGCATGCGACAAGGAGGACCCCTTCAAAGGTATAGAGGAAGAGCTTACATACTTAGCCCGCAACAAGTACGAGCCAGCTGCTGTCCAAGCCCCTTCTTCTGAGGAGTGCGGGGATATCTGGAAATTCCTTAACAAGCTGGAGATGAGAAGTGACGGTACTGTTGGCATTGGGAGGGAAAGAATACTGATGGTTGAAGGAGGAATGTATTCTATTGCTCAAATGCTGGTTCCCGTCGAGTTGTTCGGTGGAGTTGTGTACGCGGCTTACATGAAGGCACACGTGGGCTATGGTCGTTTGCTCGCAAAGCAGGGTGAGAAACACGGCGTTGAAAAAGTGGTGAACTTCTTTCTTTCCTCAACATCCTCCATGGGTTGGGGGAAGAGTGAGTTGATAAAGTTCGAAGAGTCCGAGGTGGTCTTCAGGGTGTACCAGTCTATCTACGCGGAGGTCGCCAGAAGCTACATTGCAAGAAGGAGGCTGGCTAAGCGTCCAATTTGCACTTACGGGTGGATCGTGGAGGGAATCCTAAACCACTTTGCTGAGACCAAGGGGGAGCCTCCATTCACTTCTAGGGAGGAGAAGTGTGTGGCTAAGGGTGATGACTACTGTGAGTTCGTCCTTCAGCGGTCGAGTTCACCCTTCTGA
- a CDS encoding magnesium chelatase subunit D family protein: MPHHVRRVTYPFSAIVGQESMKKALILNAINPRIGGVLIRGEKGTGKSTAVRGLAELLPEIEVVDGCPFNCNPRNPAEMCDNCFERFEKEGVLPHVKRKVRIVDLPLNATVDRVAGSLDIERAMKEGLKALEPGLLAEANRGILYVDEVNLLDDYVADVLLDAAASGVNVVEREGVSVSHPAKFILIGTMNPEEGELRPQLLDRFGLQVEVGGLDDPRLRAEIVRRVEEFENDPLAFIEKYREEQEGLKAKIARAMETLPSVTMSDELLLAVASVCASLRTSSRAEITVVKTAKTIAAFEGRTTVSERDVEEAMSLALPHRMRRHPFEQPRLDMQQVRELLEKARESPGEVREGNGSEGELMGEKVFEADPSYHLSFEFDEKANCTVRCGRRLRVKSSNGRGAYVASTIPRGKTRDIALDATIRAAAARGGWREGRLVIKPEDLREKVRFARAPALVVLIVDASGSMAALRRMEAAKGVALSLLRDAYINRDRVAFVAFRGREAQVVLPPTSNLDAAASLLKSLPTGGKTPLSSAMLKALELIKREKLSRSELKPIVLIITDGQANVPLDWRLGVRAELERLSENLRRIGATTIVVDTRTNYWKPSYIETIVKHAQARYVRLPEVDPEKIHAIVKGSIS, from the coding sequence ATGCCCCACCACGTGAGGCGCGTCACCTACCCCTTCTCGGCGATCGTGGGCCAAGAGTCGATGAAGAAGGCGCTGATACTGAACGCCATAAATCCCAGGATAGGCGGGGTGCTGATAAGAGGCGAGAAGGGGACAGGTAAGTCTACGGCTGTCAGGGGGCTGGCCGAGCTCCTCCCGGAGATAGAAGTTGTGGACGGGTGCCCGTTCAACTGTAACCCGCGTAACCCGGCGGAGATGTGCGACAACTGCTTCGAACGGTTTGAAAAGGAGGGGGTGCTCCCCCATGTCAAGAGGAAGGTTAGGATCGTGGACCTCCCCCTAAACGCCACAGTCGACAGAGTTGCAGGGTCCCTTGACATAGAGAGGGCGATGAAGGAGGGGCTTAAGGCGCTGGAGCCAGGATTGCTGGCTGAAGCCAACAGGGGGATACTCTACGTGGATGAGGTCAACCTCCTCGACGACTATGTCGCCGACGTGCTGCTGGACGCCGCCGCGAGCGGTGTCAACGTCGTGGAGCGGGAGGGGGTCTCGGTCTCGCACCCGGCGAAGTTCATTCTCATCGGCACGATGAACCCCGAGGAAGGTGAGCTGAGGCCGCAGCTTCTCGACAGGTTTGGCCTCCAGGTTGAGGTCGGGGGGCTCGACGACCCCCGTCTTAGAGCTGAGATTGTGAGGAGAGTTGAGGAGTTCGAGAATGACCCGTTAGCGTTCATAGAGAAGTACAGGGAAGAGCAGGAGGGGCTCAAAGCTAAGATTGCCAGAGCTATGGAGACGCTTCCAAGCGTTACGATGAGCGACGAATTACTGCTTGCCGTGGCCAGCGTGTGCGCCAGCTTAAGGACGAGCAGTAGAGCTGAGATAACAGTGGTCAAGACAGCTAAGACCATAGCGGCGTTCGAGGGCCGCACAACTGTGAGCGAGCGAGACGTCGAGGAAGCCATGAGCCTAGCTCTCCCGCACAGGATGAGGAGGCACCCCTTCGAGCAGCCGCGCTTAGACATGCAGCAAGTCAGGGAGCTGCTTGAGAAGGCTAGGGAGTCGCCAGGTGAAGTTAGAGAGGGGAATGGTAGCGAGGGGGAGCTTATGGGTGAGAAGGTTTTCGAGGCAGACCCCTCCTACCACCTAAGCTTCGAATTTGACGAGAAGGCGAACTGCACCGTAAGGTGCGGAAGAAGGCTGAGGGTTAAGTCGAGCAATGGTCGGGGAGCTTACGTGGCGAGCACCATCCCACGAGGTAAAACCAGGGACATAGCTCTCGACGCCACAATAAGGGCTGCAGCTGCCAGGGGAGGGTGGAGGGAGGGTAGATTGGTTATTAAGCCTGAAGACCTTAGGGAGAAAGTTAGGTTCGCTAGGGCTCCAGCACTCGTGGTGTTAATTGTCGACGCAAGCGGCTCCATGGCGGCTCTAAGGAGAATGGAGGCAGCTAAGGGGGTGGCGCTCTCCCTTCTAAGGGACGCTTACATTAACAGGGATAGGGTTGCCTTCGTGGCTTTCAGAGGAAGGGAAGCGCAAGTTGTGCTTCCGCCGACTTCAAACCTCGACGCAGCTGCAAGCCTCCTAAAGAGCCTTCCCACGGGGGGAAAGACTCCGCTTTCCTCAGCAATGCTCAAGGCGTTAGAGCTTATTAAGAGGGAGAAGCTTTCCAGAAGCGAGCTTAAACCGATCGTGCTAATCATAACAGATGGGCAGGCTAACGTACCCCTAGACTGGAGGTTGGGAGTGCGGGCGGAGCTGGAAAGACTCTCGGAAAACCTCAGGAGGATTGGAGCAACAACCATAGTCGTCGACACGCGCACCAACTACTGGAAGCCGAGCTACATAGAAACAATAGTGAAACACGCTCAGGCACGCTATGTGAGGCTACCAGAAGTAGACCCAGAGAAAATTCACGCAATTGTTAAAGGCAGTATAAGTTAA
- a CDS encoding 4Fe-4S dicluster domain-containing protein — protein MVKFVYDAEKCILPHDPEKLRPTVCLKCIEACPKSLLMFRPLREEGADGSPVRYEIYLTFRSQASKYCPGCLKCVEVCPKKAIQIKK, from the coding sequence TTGGTTAAGTTCGTGTACGACGCGGAGAAGTGTATTCTTCCACACGACCCGGAGAAGCTCCGCCCCACCGTCTGCCTCAAGTGCATTGAAGCGTGTCCCAAGTCGCTCCTAATGTTCAGGCCGCTCAGGGAGGAAGGGGCCGACGGCTCCCCCGTGAGGTATGAAATATACCTGACTTTTAGGAGCCAGGCGAGCAAGTACTGTCCAGGCTGCCTCAAGTGCGTCGAAGTATGCCCGAAGAAAGCGATACAGATTAAGAAGTAA
- the bchH gene encoding magnesium chelatase subunit H, whose amino-acid sequence MARIVMVGYQLRPSLVSAAERVRKEVGNFDFEFFKSYDVDSGAVKAEEYVEALRLADVVLLDLRGGDKAVPLTVQALRDSKNTVVCLVGGSRELINLTRMGSFSLSRFSSMREKPFIRRFFKGTVNYAQIRRMQERFEKLGKALPFGMMRHARNYALTLKYYDHPSEENYYNMFLLLLKEYCGVKVKDPAPPVTMPSMAIQDFSTGRIYGSLEEYLSEYRYADRRLVGIYHYGGYHYDQTLPAAKMLAEKLEAKGLGVVPLFSSDLRYHLGLERFFFKDGKPVVECVVDLLWFRLAGGPIGGDHREALEVLRRLNVPLLHGILLSSRSVEEWLESRDGVPPVETVTTVILPELDGRCEPIPLVGPVKGKFKGVIVDEYVPVEDRVERIAGRAARWISLRTKPNSDKKVAIVLYDYPPGEENLGKASYLNTLESTVRLLKAMERKGFKVGAQLKSGEDLKRLLLESGAVNSGEWVLTPERAAKLPNVPLEDYVKWFSRLPEEARKIVLERWGPPPGDIMVYGGRLLVPGVLLGNVFIGVQPSRGVHEKAGKQYHGRDIPPHHQYLAFYYWLRNVFGADVVVHVGTHGTLEFLPGKEVGLSGKCFPDIMIADLPNVYVYDIVNSSEASIAKRRSYAVIVNHGAPPVSSSGLHGDFSKLERLILQYFDAAQFGGERAEEAKRKVLEEAGKYGFTGGVEEVYDALMEYKRSLIPRGLHVLGERMGEEEKLDYLTYVARYDRGKIRSLHRVLMEAKGLSYDEALEKPHLKVNGETYAELLEKVEGEVRSLIKRYVLEGEKSPAHVSGEIAYLKEVAERVDSSREIEAVLDALEGKFVEPGPGGDPVRSPEVYPTGRNTYQLDPTNIPSETAWERGSRIAEEYVANYYRKHGRWPRAVSVVLWAFETMKTGGETLAAVFRLLGVKPVWKSIYVRDIEVIPVEELGRPRIDVVVTICGILRDTFYNIVELLDQAFRRVASLDETEEQNFVKANLKTGPLYRIFGPPEGEYATSMTSMVESSSWRSEADLVRAYVDSMRYAYGDGYRSVEAEDEFRRLLSRVDVVTQVRDTVDYEITDLDHYYEFLGGLTKAVEEAKGEKPMVLVADTTREKVKVERAEEAVRRGVVTRLTNPKWLDSMLESGFTGAAKIADRVEYLLGIAATLGGVEDWMWNLAAQNIVLNDERREKMRKENPWAFMKTVSRLLEANKRGYWKADKETLRRLEDEYAATESMLEED is encoded by the coding sequence ATGGCCAGGATCGTTATGGTTGGATACCAGCTGCGCCCAAGCTTGGTGTCGGCCGCTGAGAGAGTCAGGAAAGAGGTTGGAAACTTCGACTTCGAGTTCTTCAAGTCCTACGACGTCGACAGCGGGGCTGTGAAAGCCGAGGAGTACGTTGAAGCACTCCGGTTGGCTGACGTGGTGCTCCTCGATCTGAGAGGAGGAGACAAAGCCGTCCCCCTTACGGTGCAGGCTCTAAGAGACTCGAAAAACACCGTTGTTTGCCTCGTCGGCGGGTCAAGGGAGCTCATAAACCTAACCCGTATGGGGAGCTTCTCTCTTTCAAGGTTCTCCTCTATGAGGGAAAAGCCCTTCATAAGGAGGTTCTTCAAGGGGACAGTTAACTACGCCCAGATCAGGAGGATGCAGGAGAGGTTCGAGAAGCTTGGAAAGGCACTCCCCTTCGGAATGATGAGACACGCCAGGAACTACGCTCTAACATTAAAGTACTACGATCACCCGTCCGAGGAAAACTACTATAACATGTTCCTCCTCCTGCTGAAGGAGTACTGTGGGGTCAAGGTGAAGGATCCAGCGCCTCCGGTGACCATGCCGAGCATGGCGATCCAAGACTTCTCAACTGGGAGGATTTACGGCTCGCTCGAAGAATACCTTTCAGAGTACAGGTACGCTGACAGGAGGCTCGTCGGCATATACCACTATGGCGGCTACCACTACGACCAAACTCTCCCCGCAGCAAAAATGTTGGCTGAGAAGCTCGAGGCGAAGGGGCTGGGCGTCGTCCCGTTATTCTCCTCAGACCTCAGATATCACCTTGGCTTAGAGCGATTCTTCTTCAAGGATGGGAAGCCCGTAGTCGAGTGCGTCGTCGACCTGCTATGGTTCAGGCTGGCGGGCGGACCTATAGGCGGAGACCACAGGGAGGCACTTGAGGTCCTCAGACGCCTAAATGTACCACTCCTCCACGGCATACTCCTTTCGTCTAGAAGCGTCGAGGAGTGGCTGGAGTCGAGAGACGGGGTTCCACCCGTGGAAACGGTGACAACGGTCATACTCCCAGAGCTGGATGGAAGGTGCGAGCCCATACCCCTAGTAGGGCCCGTGAAGGGGAAATTTAAGGGTGTCATCGTCGACGAGTATGTTCCAGTAGAGGACAGGGTTGAAAGGATTGCAGGTAGAGCCGCCCGGTGGATCAGCCTCAGAACGAAGCCCAACAGTGATAAGAAAGTCGCGATAGTGCTCTACGATTATCCTCCAGGAGAAGAAAACTTGGGGAAAGCCTCGTACCTCAACACTCTGGAGAGCACCGTGCGGCTACTCAAAGCTATGGAGAGGAAAGGCTTCAAAGTTGGGGCTCAACTGAAGAGCGGGGAGGACCTCAAAAGGCTCCTCCTCGAGAGCGGAGCAGTAAACTCGGGGGAGTGGGTTCTAACACCCGAAAGGGCGGCCAAGTTGCCCAATGTTCCCCTTGAAGACTACGTTAAATGGTTCTCTAGGCTGCCGGAGGAGGCTAGGAAAATAGTGCTTGAACGGTGGGGGCCGCCTCCAGGAGACATAATGGTTTACGGGGGCCGCCTTCTCGTGCCGGGGGTCTTGCTTGGAAACGTCTTCATCGGAGTGCAGCCCTCAAGGGGGGTTCACGAGAAGGCTGGGAAACAGTATCATGGGAGGGATATTCCACCCCACCACCAGTACCTTGCCTTCTACTACTGGTTGAGGAACGTCTTCGGCGCGGACGTGGTTGTCCACGTTGGAACGCATGGAACACTCGAGTTTCTCCCAGGTAAGGAGGTTGGACTTTCGGGTAAATGCTTCCCCGACATAATGATAGCCGACTTGCCGAACGTCTACGTGTACGATATCGTAAACTCCTCGGAGGCCTCGATAGCTAAGAGAAGGAGCTACGCGGTGATAGTCAACCATGGGGCGCCGCCCGTGTCCTCGAGTGGGCTGCACGGCGACTTCTCCAAGCTTGAGAGGCTCATCCTGCAGTACTTCGACGCGGCTCAATTCGGAGGAGAGAGAGCTGAGGAAGCTAAGAGAAAGGTTTTGGAGGAGGCTGGAAAGTACGGCTTCACCGGCGGAGTCGAGGAGGTGTATGACGCCCTCATGGAGTACAAGAGGAGTCTTATACCTAGAGGACTACACGTGCTCGGCGAGAGAATGGGAGAAGAGGAGAAGCTGGACTACCTAACCTATGTTGCCAGGTATGACAGGGGGAAGATTAGGAGCCTGCACAGGGTGCTCATGGAGGCTAAAGGGTTGAGTTATGACGAAGCCTTGGAAAAGCCCCACTTGAAGGTTAACGGTGAAACGTACGCCGAGCTGCTCGAGAAAGTTGAAGGAGAGGTGCGCAGTCTCATAAAGCGATACGTGCTTGAAGGCGAGAAGTCCCCGGCCCATGTGAGCGGAGAAATAGCTTACTTGAAGGAGGTGGCGGAGAGAGTGGACTCGTCAAGGGAGATAGAGGCGGTGCTCGATGCCTTAGAGGGGAAGTTCGTCGAACCTGGACCCGGAGGAGACCCTGTCAGGAGCCCCGAGGTTTACCCGACTGGTAGGAATACGTACCAGCTTGACCCGACGAACATCCCGTCCGAAACTGCCTGGGAGAGGGGGTCGAGGATAGCGGAGGAGTACGTGGCAAACTACTACAGGAAGCATGGGAGGTGGCCTAGAGCAGTCAGCGTAGTCCTATGGGCTTTCGAAACGATGAAGACCGGCGGCGAAACGCTGGCAGCAGTATTCAGACTGCTAGGGGTTAAGCCCGTCTGGAAGAGCATTTACGTTAGGGACATCGAAGTAATCCCGGTGGAGGAGCTCGGAAGGCCGAGGATAGATGTAGTCGTCACCATTTGCGGCATACTCAGGGATACGTTCTATAACATTGTTGAGCTACTTGACCAGGCTTTCAGGAGAGTTGCGTCGCTCGACGAGACTGAGGAGCAGAACTTTGTTAAGGCGAACTTGAAGACCGGTCCACTTTACAGAATATTCGGCCCACCTGAAGGCGAGTACGCCACGTCGATGACGAGCATGGTTGAGTCCTCGTCTTGGAGAAGCGAAGCGGACCTTGTTAGAGCTTATGTTGACAGCATGAGGTACGCGTACGGCGACGGTTACAGGAGCGTGGAGGCTGAAGACGAGTTCAGAAGGTTGCTATCAAGAGTCGACGTGGTCACACAGGTGAGGGACACTGTGGACTACGAGATAACAGACCTAGACCACTACTACGAGTTCCTAGGCGGGCTGACCAAGGCTGTTGAGGAGGCCAAAGGTGAGAAACCCATGGTCTTGGTAGCAGACACGACAAGGGAGAAAGTTAAAGTGGAGAGGGCGGAGGAAGCTGTGAGGAGAGGGGTCGTAACCAGGCTGACGAACCCGAAGTGGCTCGACTCCATGCTCGAGTCAGGGTTCACAGGGGCGGCCAAGATAGCGGACAGGGTGGAGTACCTGCTCGGGATAGCCGCCACGTTAGGCGGTGTAGAGGACTGGATGTGGAACCTCGCCGCGCAGAACATAGTCCTCAACGATGAGAGGAGAGAAAAGATGAGGAAAGAAAACCCGTGGGCATTCATGAAGACGGTCAGCCGCCTCCTAGAAGCGAACAAAAGAGGCTACTGGAAGGCTGACAAGGAAACACTTAGACGCTTGGAGGACGAGTACGCTGCAACGGAGTCTATGCTTGAAGAAGACTGA
- a CDS encoding type II toxin-antitoxin system VapC family toxin, protein MIDVAVLDSSVIAALFFSDPCSEMAEKEVFKFGVLYTLELAVAEVANVAWKRIRFFGDDAETVKKLLREAVRFISEACIKVDSRELYEDALNIGLELSLPVYDGLFLALAEKVGGKLLTCDEKLEAKTRGTRFHGAVLLLK, encoded by the coding sequence GTGATTGACGTCGCTGTTCTCGACTCCAGCGTTATAGCTGCCCTGTTCTTCAGCGACCCGTGCTCCGAGATGGCGGAAAAAGAGGTGTTCAAATTTGGGGTGCTGTACACGTTGGAGCTAGCCGTCGCAGAAGTGGCGAACGTGGCGTGGAAGAGGATAAGGTTTTTCGGAGACGACGCTGAAACGGTTAAAAAACTGCTGAGGGAGGCTGTCCGGTTTATAAGTGAAGCGTGTATCAAAGTGGATTCTCGTGAGCTCTACGAAGATGCTCTAAACATAGGACTTGAGCTGTCCCTCCCCGTCTACGACGGGCTTTTCTTAGCTTTAGCTGAGAAGGTTGGAGGGAAACTCCTGACGTGTGATGAAAAACTGGAGGCTAAGACCAGGGGGACGAGGTTTCACGGGGCTGTTTTGCTGCTAAAGTAG
- a CDS encoding HEPN domain-containing protein, whose translation MKNTSMAKSYLRQAEERIHHAKETLERGNYPYVVRQCQEAVELLLKAALRFVGVEPPKWHDVGPVLRRESSRFPEWFQAEIGVLSRYSRILRREREPSMYGDEETGVPPDELYYREDAEDAVRKAEYVYKIVSKLISQVFE comes from the coding sequence ATGAAGAACACTTCGATGGCTAAGTCGTACCTCAGGCAGGCGGAGGAGAGGATACACCACGCGAAAGAGACACTTGAAAGGGGGAACTACCCGTACGTTGTGAGGCAGTGCCAGGAGGCTGTGGAGCTCCTCTTGAAAGCGGCGTTAAGGTTTGTCGGCGTTGAGCCGCCGAAGTGGCATGACGTTGGCCCTGTACTGAGAAGGGAGTCTTCCAGGTTTCCAGAGTGGTTCCAGGCGGAGATAGGAGTCCTCTCGAGGTACTCTAGGATTCTTCGTAGAGAGAGGGAACCCTCTATGTATGGCGACGAAGAGACCGGGGTGCCACCCGATGAACTTTACTACCGGGAGGATGCTGAGGACGCCGTTCGAAAAGCCGAGTATGTTTACAAAATCGTCAGCAAATTAATTAGTCAGGTGTTCGAATAA
- a CDS encoding nucleotidyltransferase domain-containing protein, producing the protein MCAWRLRWPYEKLLSSLVERLLEKFGEDLVSVVVYGSVARGEARKDSDVDLLIVLRGAPKSAFRRQELFMEVEEKLGEKLDELEEMGYHVEFSPIIKTPEEARVFSPLYLDMVEDAVVLFDRDGFFDGILRRLRERLQELGAERVRLGKAWYWRLKKDYKFGDVIEI; encoded by the coding sequence TTGTGTGCGTGGAGGTTGAGGTGGCCTTATGAAAAGTTGCTTTCGTCGCTTGTTGAGAGGCTGCTTGAAAAATTTGGGGAGGACCTCGTGTCTGTTGTTGTTTACGGCTCTGTTGCGAGAGGGGAGGCTAGGAAGGATAGTGACGTGGACCTGCTTATAGTTCTCAGGGGGGCGCCTAAGAGTGCTTTTAGAAGGCAGGAGTTATTTATGGAGGTTGAGGAAAAACTTGGTGAGAAGTTGGATGAGCTTGAGGAAATGGGTTACCACGTGGAGTTTTCTCCCATTATTAAGACGCCGGAGGAGGCACGCGTTTTTTCTCCCTTATATTTAGACATGGTTGAAGATGCGGTCGTACTCTTTGACAGGGATGGGTTTTTCGATGGGATTCTAAGGAGGTTGAGAGAGAGGTTGCAGGAGCTTGGAGCTGAGAGGGTTAGGCTCGGGAAAGCTTGGTATTGGAGGCTCAAAAAGGATTACAAGTTCGGGGACGTGATAGAGATATGA
- a CDS encoding putative CRISPR-associated protein: protein MVVTVGASLLSNYCRDVGVRQEVLLSNEKSTVDALVGYLKGEKDEQWLHRACAETNTLERILEYGDTLVLLHSETVEGKVCAEALKRFYEDRGYNVSVKEVKGLKYDERKFSTTGLNSLINMLVEVFEEGRRLEGGVVLAATGGFKAETAYATIAALLYGVDVYYIHERFNEIVSLPAIPLFFNPDVWIKHLDDIKWLIESPRPYDEVKNRFGEDLKYFWALLERVERDLCMLSPAGWLVYRAFSSGDVKKIALILGRDAVKAGEHGNLWKVKAAKILPLRDIPDEGARKLLRRILSVGGVKDIRLGRFKLGKATETYIKHQETRESLVRYILYSRGYGYQELEVITESPTAAKILEEFIGSKAYP from the coding sequence GTGGTGGTTACTGTTGGCGCCTCTCTCCTCTCGAACTACTGTAGGGATGTCGGCGTCCGGCAGGAGGTGTTGTTGAGCAACGAAAAAAGTACTGTTGACGCATTGGTTGGCTACCTTAAGGGCGAGAAAGATGAGCAGTGGCTTCACAGGGCTTGTGCGGAGACAAACACGCTTGAGAGGATCCTTGAGTATGGAGACACCCTAGTCCTCCTTCACTCCGAGACCGTTGAGGGGAAGGTGTGCGCTGAAGCTTTAAAGAGGTTTTACGAGGATAGGGGTTACAATGTGAGCGTCAAAGAGGTGAAGGGGCTTAAGTATGACGAGCGAAAGTTCTCCACGACCGGTCTTAACAGTCTCATAAACATGCTTGTTGAAGTATTCGAGGAGGGGCGAAGGCTGGAGGGAGGTGTTGTGCTTGCTGCTACTGGGGGGTTTAAGGCTGAGACGGCTTACGCGACCATTGCAGCGCTCCTATACGGGGTGGACGTATACTATATTCATGAGCGGTTTAACGAGATAGTCTCCCTCCCTGCAATTCCGCTCTTCTTTAACCCTGACGTCTGGATCAAACACTTGGACGACATAAAGTGGCTCATTGAATCGCCTAGGCCGTACGATGAGGTCAAGAATAGGTTTGGAGAAGACTTAAAGTACTTCTGGGCGCTACTGGAGCGGGTGGAGAGAGACCTCTGTATGCTCTCGCCGGCAGGATGGCTTGTTTACAGGGCTTTCAGCTCGGGTGATGTTAAGAAGATTGCACTCATTCTGGGCAGGGATGCCGTCAAAGCTGGGGAACATGGTAACCTTTGGAAAGTTAAGGCCGCGAAAATTCTCCCACTAAGAGATATACCGGACGAGGGTGCGAGAAAGCTATTGAGGAGAATCCTCTCAGTTGGAGGAGTAAAGGACATTAGGCTTGGAAGGTTTAAACTGGGAAAAGCTACTGAGACGTACATTAAACACCAGGAGACGAGGGAGTCTCTGGTGAGGTACATACTTTACTCGAGAGGCTACGGTTACCAGGAACTAGAAGTTATAACCGAAAGCCCCACCGCCGCGAAGATTCTGGAAGAATTCATAGGCTCAAAAGCTTACCCATAA
- a CDS encoding HD domain-containing protein yields the protein MDLVSEARELARSILGDSFSHGYPHVERVMRYAEVIASNVGKVDRTLLSVAVYLHDVGRPLGEPHAYYSSLVAKGFLRGKGCGEEFVKLVVNAVEYHSYSYARTRHVEPLSVEAKILSDADKLDALGVTGFLRAFEHSYKFGRRLEETLAHFDEKLFKLKELMHFDVSRKLAGKLDDRLKVLVAWLNEELFQDTL from the coding sequence ATGGACTTGGTTAGTGAAGCTAGGGAGCTCGCCCGGAGCATACTCGGTGACTCCTTCTCCCACGGTTACCCTCACGTGGAGAGGGTTATGAGGTATGCTGAAGTCATCGCGTCGAACGTTGGAAAGGTTGACCGAACTCTTTTGAGTGTGGCGGTTTACCTTCACGACGTTGGCAGACCACTCGGCGAGCCTCACGCCTACTACTCATCGCTGGTGGCTAAGGGCTTCCTCAGGGGCAAGGGGTGTGGTGAGGAGTTTGTGAAACTCGTTGTCAACGCTGTGGAGTATCACAGCTACAGCTACGCTCGAACAAGGCACGTTGAGCCTCTGAGTGTTGAGGCGAAGATACTGAGTGACGCCGACAAACTTGACGCGCTCGGCGTCACAGGGTTCCTGAGGGCTTTCGAGCACAGTTACAAGTTTGGGAGGCGACTGGAGGAAACGCTCGCCCACTTCGACGAGAAGCTCTTCAAACTAAAGGAATTAATGCACTTTGACGTCTCAAGGAAGCTTGCAGGGAAACTCGACGACAGGCTTAAGGTGCTGGTTGCATGGCTTAACGAAGAGCTTTTCCAAGACACGCTCTAA